The genome window ATGCTCCCTACGATTGTTGTTCTGAAGAAGAATGCCCGTATCCTGAAATTATGGGCTAACATTTTCAATTCAACAGGCTTCATGAGAGGTAATCCTCTTTTTATCGTAGACGATGAAGCAGATGCGGCATCTCTCAATACACTTGTGAATAAAAACCGCCAGTCTTCAATCAACAAATACTTAAGCTCTATTCGCGATGGTGCAGCAAGCAGTTTATACCTCCAGGTAACCGGTACACCGCAGGCCATTTTCTTACAGACTTTAGGCTCTGGATGGCATCCGCTGTTCACCCATTATTTCAAGCCTGGCAAGGGATATTTGGGCGGTGACTTTTTCTTTCCTAAAAACAGCAAGGCTGATTGTGTAACATATCTTGATACCCTTGATAACGCAGAGAGAAATATCGTAATCCGTCATCTTCTGGTTTCATCACAGATTCTCTTGTCCGGAGGAAATGTCTCTAACTGCCTGATACATCCAAGTGTGCGCCAGTCAGCTCACCAAAAGTTTGCAGACAGCATTTCATCAGAATTGAATTGGTGCAGGGATAATATTAGCGGGGATTTCAAGAGCATCCTGAAAAAACAATATGACCTGCTGAATCCTTCAAAATCTGAAAAACAGCCATTTAATCAGATATTTGACATGGCCTCAAAAATTCTTGCTAATAACGAAGCAAAGGTTATCATAATGAATGGCAAAACCGACATCGACAGCGATGAATATGCTTCTGGATGCAATTTTGTGGTCGGCGGAAACACTCTCGGACGAGGTGTTACATTTCCAAGCCTTCAAACAATCTATTACACACGTTCCAGTAAAAAACCTCAAGCTGATACTATGTGGCAACATAGCCGCATGTTCGGATATGACCGCGATCCCGGAATGATGATGGTTTATATTGACGAACACCTGTATAAACTTTTCGCTGATATCAATGCCACCAACAACGCAATTATTTCTCAGGTTGAGCAAGGTCTTGATGATGTAAAGATCTATTATCCGGAGGGACTAAATCCTACCAGAAAAAATGTCCTGGATACAGACCACGTTACAGCTATCTCCGGCGGAACCAACTACTACCCGTTCTATCCGGACAATAATACCATTGAACAGATATCAGAACTTCTGGAACCATTTACTGAAACAGAACCATACTATCAGGTAAGCCTGCGCTTGATGAAAGAAATCCTCTCTCATATTATTACAGACTCGGATTTCAGCCTTCCATCATTCCAGGCAATTCTTGACACTATGCTTGCAGAAGCACCCACAACACAGGGAATTCTTATTGTCCGCCGCAACAGAGATGTTGCCCAAGGAACAGGCGCATTACTGTCCCCAAATGATTGGCAACTCGGCGGATCCTTCCCTCGTAAAGTCGTTCTCACCATGTATCAGGTTACAGGCACAAAAGGATGGGGAGGCAAGCAGTTATGGGTTCCAAATATTAAGCTTCCGCAAGGTGCTGTTTACTATGATGTAATCGAGGACTGATATGGCAGATACGCATTCCAAAGAAGTGAGAAGCATGAATATGTCTCACATCCGAAGCACTAATTCTAAGCCAGAAGAAACTGTCAGGAAGATCCTGTTTTCTCATGGATTCAGGTACAGAAAAAATGTTAAGACCCTGCCTGGCAAGCCAGATATCGTCCTTCCGAAATACAAGACCGTTATCTTTGTAAATGGGTGCTTCTGGCATAAACACAACTGCCCAAGATTTGTTTGGCCTTCTTCCAATACTGACTATTGGATTCCCAAGATACAACGGAATGTTGAGCGGGACATCTCCAACCATGCAGAACTCGCCTCTCTTGGATGGAAAGTTATTGTTGTCTGGGAATGTGAATTGAAAAAGAAATGCCTCGATGACACCATGACCCGCGTAGAAAATGAAATACTATCTCAGTAAATAAGCTACCAAAATAGCCAGCTGATCGTCTTATGATCAACTGGCTATTATTTATTCGTTTATGCTTGCATCTATTGCATCGTAGTCAATTCCAGCAAAGCATTTCAGAATTGCTTCAAATATTATTTTGGCACCTTGACACGGAACTGCCATTCCAATCTGCTTACGCACACTTTCCTTACTGCCAAGGAACTCATAGTCATCTGGAAATGTTTGAAGTCTTGCACGTTCTCTATTTGTGAGAGCCCTCGGTTCTTCCCAATGATATATATGCGTGCCGCCTCCGCCGCTGCCTGTAACAGTATAGGAAGGCTTATCTGGATCCAGCCTCTTATAAATCTGACTGATTTTTGCTCCTTTGATATTGAGTTTCAGTTCATCCGGTAAATCTGCTGTAAAAGCATTTTGTCCAGGAAGAATATGTCTCAGTCTCTCAACAACTTGCCGTGACTGTCTTGTTGGCTCGTTATTAAAAGCATCAGCTGCGATGGGCGGATTCTCTATTGCATTCCTGCAGGTATTATCAATATCCGCATATGGGGCAGTAGATGGAACCCGAAACTCGACATCAATATCATTTCTGATTCCTACGATAATCAAACGATGTCTCGCCTGCGGTACACCATATTCTTCAAATTTATATAAGTGCGGTGTTATCTTATATCCTGCTCCTTCAAGTTCCGAAAGGATCTTTTTAAGCGCCTTACCTTCATTGGCACTTCTTAGACCACCAACATTCTCTGCCAGAAACCACTGTGGTCTGAATTGTCTAAGCGCCTTAACACCGTATGAATATAAAGGACCGAAAGTCCCATTCATCCCTTTCTGTTCACCTACTACACTATAATCGTTGCATGGGAAACCGAACGCCAACGCATCTATAGGTGCAAGCTGATCCATATCAAAAGTTCTTATATCAGCGTGGTAAACAGACTCCAAATTATCTGGACATATATTATGCCTATATGTCTCACAAGTATCTGCGTCATAATCATTTGCCCACTGGTGGACAATACCCCATTCGGGATCATTTATATCTGCGTGTGTGGCTCCCCAGCCTATACCGCCAGGACCGCAGAATAATTCTCCAAGATGAAAAATCATATCTATCACCCTCTCTTCTTTAAGATGTAGTCGATCTCTGACTGAACATGCTGCTTATCTTCGTCATCCAGTAAGGCGACATTTTTGAAACCAGAATGGTACTCTTCAATATCAGATTCATCAAACAAGCCCGCCATCAAGCACATAGGAATAACAGGTGCCTCATAAAGATCTGCCAGTTTTCTGATTTCCGATAACTTAAGATTGCACCAAGCTCCATTCTCAGCCTTTGAGAGTCTCGAATCGGTAATACCTGTTTTCTCATAGACCTTATATAAGCTAAGCCCGCAATCGTTTCGTAGCTGTTTTAGATGCTCCCCTAAATTCTGCATAGTACCACCTCTAAATCATTATACTAATACCGCTGCGAAATGTCAAGTGTTTTTTTCTGTTTCGCTGCATTTTCGCAGCATTCGAGGCCTCCCATTCATCTGCCACTTGTCATGTCCCCGGATGCTCCGTACCGCCTGCCACAGGGTGTTTGCCCTGCCGTGCTGGTGGTATGGATAAGAAGCCTTATGCTTGTGGAATATGATCACGGTTCCCTGCTCCGGATACTCCGGATTGTGCAGATACCAGTAATGCCCCGTATTCCGGCTCATGATCGTCACATCATAGGCGTCCGCGGTGATGATGGAAAAATACTTCGGATCCAGGCATTTCAGATCTTCATTACTGAACATGGACAGCCTCCTTCCCGACAAACCACGCATCCAGAGCCTGCATTACCAGATCCGTCCGTTCCTTTGCATTCAAGCTGGAGAAATACTTTTCCTCTGCTTCCGCAGGTATCTTTACGCTCACCGCCTTTGCCGGGGCAGAAGCTTTGGCCGGATGCAGGATCTCTTCCAGTTTCTCTTCCGTCAGTTCGCCTGCTGCCGCCCTGATTGCCTTCGCCGCCTTCTCATTCACTGCGGAACCCTTCTCCGCCACAATGGCCTGTTCATTCTCCGGCAGATAAGAAAGTTCCACTGCTGCCGTCAAAGTCAAATCTCCGGCATCTAGCCTGTCCTTGAATGGCCGGATCAGCTTATCCACCCTCATATATCTGGCGATGTTCCTACCGGTCATTCCATATTCTTCGCCGATGCCGTCCCTGCTTCTCGACTTGTGGACATCATGTCCACAAGTTCCAATCTGTTCGATCTCCTGCAGAATGTCGTTCCGCCTTCCCTGGCTAATCACCTTCTCATACCTGACTGACAGCACCGCCGCCTTCTCACTCGGAGCCAGATCTGCGAATGACCTCTGAATTACATTCGTCTCGATTACATAGACATAGGCTTCTTCATCCGACAGACCTTCCTTTACGATGGCCGGTATCTCCGAAAGCCCTGCGATCTTCGCCGCATTCTGCCTGTTGTGACCGGATAGCATTTCATAGCCGCCGCCTTTCTCCCGGACGATCACCGGATTCAGCACACCATGTTCCCGGATGCTCTCCACCATATCATCCAGACGCTCTCCCTTATACAGATGGAAAGGATGATCATGAAACGGCTCGATCTTATCCACCGGCAGGTTCTGGAGACCGTTCCCAGTCTCCGCCTGCGGCGCATCCGCCGTCATCATATCCACGGCGTCAAATATCTTCCTTTTAGGGCCGTTAGCCTTCATACGCGATCACCTCCCCCGCCAGTCTCTCATAAGCCTTGCAGGCGCTACACTCCGGCGCATACTCGATTAGAGGCTCACTGTAATAAACACTCTCGCCCACCTTAACGGTATTCGGGATCTTGCTCTTGAAGATCCTGATCTGTCCCTGGAATGTCTCCGTCACCTGCTCCGTAATCGTCTTGCACAGGATCGTCCTGGCATCGCACATCGTGAGCAGGATCCCCGCCACATCCAATTTCTCATTGATACGGCTCTTGATCTTCTTCACTGTCTTCAGGAAGTCCTGTAAGCCCATCATCGCCAGAAGCTGCGGATTCACCGTCACGATCACTTCATCCGCTGCCGCCATAGCGTTGATATTCAGCGCACCCAGGGATGGACTGGTATCAATGAGAATAAAATCATATTCATCTCTCAGCGGCTCCAGGATTGTTGCCAGCATCTTCTCCGTTCCCATTTCCAGTCTCAGCTTCGCTTCCACTGCAGAAAGCCCTATGGATGAAGGGATAAAGTCCACGCCATTCCTCTTCCAGATATATTCCTCACGCTCCGGAAGCTCTTCTTCCTCGATCACATTCATCATCAGATCACCGATCGACACTTCCACATCTTCCGCGCCGAAGCAGGTGGTCAGGTTGGACTGCGGATCAAGATCCACAGCCAACACCTTCATCCCCTTCTTCTGCAGAGAATAGGCCAGATTGAACGTGGTCACAGACTTTCCAACGCCGCCCTTCATCGCTCCGATCATAATAATCTTTCCCATATTGTCACGCCTCCGATCCGGCTTCCGCCACCATGCAGTAGTCCGCCTGTCTTTCCGCAACGAACCTCGCCCTCAGTGCCTTCTTTTCCTTCTGGAAACGCTTTTCAAGCTTTCTGGTCTCTTCTTCCATAAAAGCCTGCTCCGCCTTCTTCAGTTCCGCCATAGCTGTATCCGCCATGATGATCAGCTTTCCATCCTCGCACTTGACCAGAACCGGATCCCCGACATTGAACCCCAGTTCCTGAAACCATAACCCCTGAATCCGAAGCATCGGCGCCGTCTTTCTTCCATAACAGCACGCCTCACTCACCGTCAGTTCCCGATATTCCTTCTTTGCTCTTGCCATAGTTTTTCACTCCTTTACTCTGATTGACTCTGGCAGGCTCTCAACCGGTTCCTGAGAAGGCATAAAAAATAGAACCTTCATCAGCACACGCTTCTCAGTCACCGATTAAGTCCTACCTTAATTCCATGTTCAGTTGTACCCGCACAGGCATAGCTCCGCCCATGCGTTTTGCCTTTAAGGCTTCACCGCCCCTCGTGTCATATTAGTGCGAAGCGGTCATATTTTCAGTTGAAAACGGCGCCGTCCCACCTGTAAATACCTCACCCGAAGGCATTTTCTTGTAGGACTAAATCAGCCAAAAACCCTTGATTTATGCGGTCTTTGCTTGACTTGACACTATAATACCACCATCCCCCGTCGCGGAAACAAGTAATGCCCTATTTTCCCCATTTTCTTGTATTTTCTTGAGATTATTAACAAATTCAATCTGCATTTTATTGGGCTGTAAACGATAAGACTCTATCGATGTTATCTCAGCCTTTTTAGCAATTCTCTTTTGTTTTTTGATAAGCTCATATCTCGTCGCATAGTCTTCCCTAAACCTCCATGTCCGCACGCTTGACACCACCATAAATGAAACTGTGCAGACGATAGGTTATTGAATTTATCTTTGTCGCATCTTATACTGGTATTAACGGCAAAGATCGATTTCTTTTTGGGCCTGTAGCCCGTTCCCTAAACTGATTTCAGGTTTCCTCATTTGCACCACCATCTGTCCAGCCGCCTGTGGCAAAAGGACGTACAGTAAAATGATAACAGACAGGAAACCGTGCCGTAAATTTCCCATGGAGGTGTCATTATGGATAGAATTTACGACAATTGTTGTGGTATTGATGTGCACAAAAAACTTATCGTTGCCTGCCTTAGAAAAGGCAACAGGCAGGAAGTTCGTGAGTTTGGTGCAACAACCAGAGAGCTTCTCATGCTGGCCGACTGGCTCAAAGACAGCAACTGCGAAATGACCGCGATGGAGAGCACCGCCTCATACTGGAAGCCTCTGTATAACATCCTTGAATCTTCTGACCTGAAAGCTATGGTGGTAAATGCACGCCATATGAAAGCTGTTCCCGGAAGGAAAACAGATGTAAAGGATGCTGAATGGATTGCTGACCTTCTTCAGCATGGTCTTTTGCAGCCCAGTTATATTCCGAATAAAGACCAACGTGAATTGCGAGAGCTTGTCCGCTACCGCAAAAGCCTTGTCGGGGAGCGAACCCGTGAGCTAAACCGGCTCCAGAAGATGCTGGAAGGTGCAAATATCAAGCTTTCAGGTACTGTCTCCGATATCAATGGAAAGAGTGCGCGCAGTATTCTTGAATATCTGCTTACAGGTGAATCCATTGATGGTGCAAAATATGATGAGATGTATGAGAAAAAAATCATTGCCCATAATCTCAAAGCAACAAAGGAGCAGATCGTGGATGACCTCAATGGTGTCATGTCCCCGCTCCAGCGCAGGATGATGAAAGAACTTTTAAGCCATCTGGATGAATTGAATACCCATATCAAAAATCTTGATGATGAGATAGACAATTTCATGAAGCCAGAGGAAAAGGAAGCATCCGCCGCCATTCAGGATGTCACCGGGATTGGCAATACCAGCGCCCAGGCAATCATTTCCGTGATCGGCACAGACATGGAACGCTTTCCCACGGATGCCCATATTTCTTCATGGGCAGGCTTATGTCCTGGAGACAACGAAAGTGCAAAGAAGCGAAAATCCGGTAAAACAAGGAAAGGGAATGCCCTTCTCCGAACCACGTTAATTACCTGTGCGCATGCAGCTGTTAAAAATAAAACATCCTACTTTTATGCGCAGTTCATGCGGATCAGTTCCCATCGGGGGCCGAAGCGTGCCTACGTTGCTGTCGCCCATTCCATGCTGATAGCAATTTATCATATCCTCAAGGATGGTGTAGTTTTCAAAGATCTCGGTGCCGAATACTATAACCAGTTCAATAAGGAACGTAAAATCAATGCGTACCTGAAAAAGTTAAAAGCACTTGGCTGGGCGGCTCCTGTAGTTGCCGCATAGACCTGTCTGCTAAGTTCAAAATAAACGTTTTTAAACTTGGTAGGGGGTAGTTTGCGCTTTTTTGGCTACCCGAAAGTTATTGTTTCACAGTAAAATCCGGTGTATTTATAGTTCTCATCTTATAGTAACACAAAAATACCGGAGATGAATTATTTCTTTGCAGAAAAATTAATCTCTGGCAGAGTTTAACTTTACAAGGTGAAAGCTACCTTTTCAACTGACCTTTCATTTCATTTTTTCAAGCAATTGATTATGTCTTCACTAAAATACTCACAAACTTCTCTCCCGCTTTTGAAGCGCTTCGTTTTAAGCGCTTCGCTGAAAATCTTATTCCGATTTTTTTCAATCAAATGGTGTAAATGTTGGCGTTCTATGATACAATCGGAATAATCCATATTATTCCGATATCGGGATAACATCGATTTGTTATTTTTCCATAGAGGGCTTCAGTGCTTGGTTGCCTTTGAGTTGAAAATTGGCAAATTCAAACCGGAATATATTTCCAAAATGGATTTCTATCTGGAGGCATTAGATCGTCAAAAGAAAAAGGAGAATAAAATCCGAGTGTAGGAATGATTTTATGTGCTTCAAAAGATGATGAAGTAGTGGAATATGCGATGAGCAGAACATTGTCTCCGATGATGGTCGCAGAATATAAATTGCAGTTACCGGATAAAGCTGTATTGCAGAAAAAGCTACAGGAATTGGTGAATATGCCATTGATCAAAGAATAGAGTATAGTGACTTGATGTGAGTTCAAATTGAATACAATCTCTATGACAGTTAAATTATGCCTGCGAATACAGTGATGGAAAGTAGCGCAGACGCTATCAAAAACGCTGGAACTAATCTCCTGTGAGACGAGCTTGAGTGATGAAATGGGATTGAAAAAGCCAGTATTTATGCGGGTTTCAAACAAATTTGTTTAAGTATTGGCAACGATTTGGCAACATTTCTGATATCACTCATTAAATAAAAGAATACTTCAATAACAAAAAAACCTTGCTGATTTTCAAAAATGAAGCTGAAAGTTTATCGACGACAGCAAAAATCCACCCAAAGCGAGGGCGTAAAAAATCTTGTGTCTATAAAAAATGAATTTTTCTGATAAGAATTAGATATGTAATATTTTGCTGTCGAATTCATGCCTTTACTGTTGTCGAATTAGTTGTTCTATTTATAATATAACCATTTGGCAAGATTTTATACATCTTTTTTGATTTTTTGCATAGCAAACAAGGCATTGTGCTTATTGCTCTTTTGTGGGCTCTGCCCACACCCGACCTCTGGAATAAGATTGGGATTTTTTGGCAATAATACAAATGCCGACGGAATAAAGGAGAGGCGGGAATGGGGGCTTCAGGAGCGTTGCCATTCCTGCCTTTTCTATTTACAGATAATCGGTAAGCCTTTCTCCATATAAAACAATCAGCTGATTCAATACCTGATCCCAGTTCCGATATCTCTGTGTCCACTTCTTAACTACATTTTCACTGGCAAGATATAACATCTTTTCCAATGCCGTATCGCTCGGGAATACACTTTTAGTTTTCGTGACTTTCCGATACTGCCGATTCAATCCCTCTATAATATTCGTTGTGTACATGATCCGTCGGATATCATTTGAAAACTGGAAAAAGGAACTCAAATCTTCCCAGTTGTTTTCCCAGTTACTGATTGCATAGGGATATTTCTTTCCCCATTTTTCTTTAATGGCATCAAGCTCTGACAAAGCTGCTGCTTCAGTTGGGGCATTATATACTGCTTTGAAATCGGAGGAAAATTTTTTCAAATCATTATAGTTTACATATTTGAAGGAATTACGCAGCATATGGATGATACATCTCTGGATCTCTGCCTGAGGATAGACTGCCTGTATTGCTTCTTTAAATCCTGGCAACCCATCTACACAGAAAAAGAGAACATCTTTTACCCCACGATTTTTCAGATCATTCAGCATCCCCAGCCAGAACTTGCTGGTCTCATTGGCACCTACTGTAATGCTCAGGATATCTTTATAACCTTCCACAGTAACCCCAAGGACCACATAGGCAGCACGGCTTAAGATTCTTCCGTCTTCCCTGACCTTGTAATGGATGCAGTCCATAAAAACAAAAGGATAAACCGGATGTCAGCCAGCAAATTAAAGTTCCTGTCTCCTGCACAAATACAGCAAATTAAAATCTCAACATTTAATTATTATCTATGTCAGCGTGCAGTAAAAAACAGCACACTTTTATCTTGACCATCCTGCTCTATTCCAGTATAGTTTTTATGGAACAAAAAAGAGAAAGAACAGCCCCTCCTACAGTTCGTTCTTTCTCTCATACACCAGCATACCTGCCATATACGGGATCATGTCCCACTCATGAGGCTTTGGCATCACTGACATTTATTATGATAAGAAATAATTCCCTGTTTTGCAAGTTAATTCGTATAAAATCTTCATCAAAAAAGCTTTTTGACTCCTTCATGGACGGTTTCCGGCCTGAACTACAGACCTGCCCCTGTTGTGGGGCAAAGGGAGCTTGTTCCGTCCATGCCTATTATGAACGTTCCCTGGCTGATTTCGTTGGTGGAAAGCCTGTCTGGCACAGCCTCTGTATCCTGCGCCTTGTCTGTTCCTGCGGCCATACCCATGCCATCCTTCCGGATTTCATCATCCCTTATTCCTCCTACGGCCTTTTCTTTATCCTCCGTGTCCTGGCGGAATATTTCCTTCGGCTTGCTTCCGTAGAAAAAATCTGCGCACGCTTCTGTATTAACCAAAACCAGCTCTACCATTGGCTTTCCCTGTTCAAAAAGCAGAAGGAAGAGTGGCTGGGCCTTCTCTCTTCCAGGGAGTCCTCCGGCCTCTCTTTCCTGAAAGGCCTTTTTCGGATGCCCGCTTATTCCGGCTTTGCATCCGGTTTTGTCCGCCGCTTCTCTGTCTCCTTCCTCCAGTCCCACAGAAATCCGGCGGCTTACTGCCAACAGCAGTTCGGCCCCTGAACCGTTTCCCAGACACCACATAACACAGGGATGGTCTCCAGGCTGTTCTTCCTATATGCTGATAGAAAACAGTAAAGGAGGATTTTTTTATGCATTACAACACCAAAAACTTTTCAGACGCATCTGCTATGGCACAGTTCCGGCTCGCACTCATTGCACCGGTCATCCATGGCCTTTATCCGGATGCGTCCAGAAACGCCTATTACCAGCGGGTAACGGAAAAACCCCTCACCCTGCCTGACGGCTCTGTATTCCAGTACAGCCCCAAGACCCTCAGCAAGTGGGCCTCTCTTTACCAGAATGGCGGCATTGACGCGCTCATGCCCCGGGAACGTTCCGACAAAGGCTCCACACGCGCCTTGCCGGACACGGCCATTGAAGAGATCTACCGGCTGAAAGAGGCTTTCCCACGCTTAAACGCAACCCAGATCCACCGCCATCTTGTGGAGGAAGCTTTTATCCCCGCCTCTGTCAGCGTCTGCGCCGTCCAGCGCTTCGTGAAAAAGCATGACCTGAAGTCGGCGCGCAATCCATCTATGAGGGACAGGAAAGCTTTTGAGGAAGATGCCTTTGGGAAAATGTGGCAGGCGGATACCTGTTACCTCCCTTATATCACGGAAGGCGGGCAGCGCAGGAGGGTTTACTGCATTATGATCATTGATGACCACTCGCGTTTCCTGGTGGGCGGCGGCCTTTTTTATAACGATAACGCCTATAACTTCCAGAAAGTTTTAAAAAACGCAGTTGCCTCCCACGGCATTCCGGCGAAACTCTATGTCGACAATGGCTGCAGCTACTCAAATGAACAGCTCTCCCTGATCTGCGGCTCCATCGGCACGGTCCTCCTTCATACAAAAGTGCGGGACGGCGCCAGCAAGGCCAAGATCGAACGCCAGTTCAGGACATTCAAGGAGACCTGGCTTTATACGCTGGACATGGATTCCATCACGTCCCTGGCACAGTTCAATTCCCTCCTGCGGGACTATATCCGCACCTACAATACTTCCATGCATTCCGGCATCGGCTGTACCCCCATGGAACGTTACCAGAAGACGCGCTGTGCCATACAGATGCCAAAGTCCAGGGAATGGCTGGAGGAATGTTTCTTAAACCGCATCAACAGGAAGGTGAATAAGGATTCCACTGTCTCCATCGACAAGGTCTCCTATGACGTCCCCATGCAGTTCATCTCATCCAAAGTTGAGATCCGCTTCCTTCCCGACGATATGTCCTCTGCCTACATCCTTTATGAGGGGGAGCATTATCCCATCCGGCCGACAGATAAAAATGAAAACTGCAGGACAAAACGTAACAACACCCCTTCTATTGATTATTCAAAGATAGGAGGTGCCTGCTGATGTTCCGCACTTACTATGGGCTGGCCTTCAACCCTTTTGACAAACAGATGGCCTCTGAGAAGGACCGTTTCCTCTCGAAAGACATCTCGGAGATGCTCTCACGGCTGGACTACCTCAAGGATACCAGGGGCATCGGGCTGTTCACCGCACGCCCCGGCATGGGCAAGTCCTTCGCACTGCGCTGTTTTGCCAAAAGCCTGAACCCGAATCTTTACCACATGGAGTATCTCTGCCTCTCTACCGTCAGTGTCATGGAGTTCTACCGCCAGTTCTGTTCTACGCTTGGTATAGAACCCAAAGGCGGCAAACCCGGCATGTTCCGGGCGATCCAGGAGCAGGTCCTCTATCTCTACCGTGAAAAGAAGCAGCCCCTCCTCCTTGCCATCGATGAGGCACAGTATCTCTCTACCGGCATTCTGGAGGATATCAAGATGCTCATGAATTACGGCTATGATTCCCTCAACTGCTTTACTCTCATACTCTGTGGGGAGCCCCATCTGAACAATACGCTCAAAAAGCCCGTCCATGAGGCACTGCGGCAGCGTGTTACCGTCCACTATAACTTCTCCGGGCTCTCCGATTCGGAAGTCGGGCAGTATGTCCTCCACAAGATCGCCTGTGCTGGCGGAGCTTCCTCCATTATTGACCATGCAGCCCTGTGTGCTGTCCACAGCCACTCCCAGGGCAGTCCCAGGCTTGTTGATAACCTGATGACCAACGCGCTGACACTTGGGGCACAGATGGAAAAGAAGGTCATTGATACAGAGGTCATCCTGGCTTCCGTCAGCAGCCAGAACCTCGGCTAAGGAAGGAGGGGTACTGTTTATGGAATACACCTGTATTCTCAGGCACGGTTCACGGAAAGAATGCTGGACTGGAAAACTTACGCTGCTGCGGAAACTTCCCGGCCAGTACGAAGCAGAAATCAGCGGGAGAGGGACTTACTTCCACATCCTTGCCGGGCGGCATAAATATGGGAATTACCTGTGCATCCCCAACCATGATATCGGGTGCGAATTATCTGATTTCTCCGATATCTTCTGGAACGAAGAAAGGCTCCGCAGTCTGATGCGGAAGGTAGA of Roseburia hominis contains these proteins:
- a CDS encoding IS110 family transposase; the encoded protein is MDRIYDNCCGIDVHKKLIVACLRKGNRQEVREFGATTRELLMLADWLKDSNCEMTAMESTASYWKPLYNILESSDLKAMVVNARHMKAVPGRKTDVKDAEWIADLLQHGLLQPSYIPNKDQRELRELVRYRKSLVGERTRELNRLQKMLEGANIKLSGTVSDINGKSARSILEYLLTGESIDGAKYDEMYEKKIIAHNLKATKEQIVDDLNGVMSPLQRRMMKELLSHLDELNTHIKNLDDEIDNFMKPEEKEASAAIQDVTGIGNTSAQAIISVIGTDMERFPTDAHISSWAGLCPGDNESAKKRKSGKTRKGNALLRTTLITCAHAAVKNKTSYFYAQFMRISSHRGPKRAYVAVAHSMLIAIYHILKDGVVFKDLGAEYYNQFNKERKINAYLKKLKALGWAAPVVAA
- a CDS encoding DNA cytosine methyltransferase, whose product is MIFHLGELFCGPGGIGWGATHADINDPEWGIVHQWANDYDADTCETYRHNICPDNLESVYHADIRTFDMDQLAPIDALAFGFPCNDYSVVGEQKGMNGTFGPLYSYGVKALRQFRPQWFLAENVGGLRSANEGKALKKILSELEGAGYKITPHLYKFEEYGVPQARHRLIIVGIRNDIDVEFRVPSTAPYADIDNTCRNAIENPPIAADAFNNEPTRQSRQVVERLRHILPGQNAFTADLPDELKLNIKGAKISQIYKRLDPDKPSYTVTGSGGGGTHIYHWEEPRALTNRERARLQTFPDDYEFLGSKESVRKQIGMAVPCQGAKIIFEAILKCFAGIDYDAIDASINE
- a CDS encoding Z1 domain-containing protein — protein: MQYLKTYLNKIIERGNVGLADSISATAEDVGNNYLKKFSFTSHEIGLLFGNVQSGKTGQMFGIMCKATDLGFPVFVLLTTDNVVLQQQTLDRVKSDLDGYCICGENDARLFADNSLMLPTIVVLKKNARILKLWANIFNSTGFMRGNPLFIVDDEADAASLNTLVNKNRQSSINKYLSSIRDGAASSLYLQVTGTPQAIFLQTLGSGWHPLFTHYFKPGKGYLGGDFFFPKNSKADCVTYLDTLDNAERNIVIRHLLVSSQILLSGGNVSNCLIHPSVRQSAHQKFADSISSELNWCRDNISGDFKSILKKQYDLLNPSKSEKQPFNQIFDMASKILANNEAKVIIMNGKTDIDSDEYASGCNFVVGGNTLGRGVTFPSLQTIYYTRSSKKPQADTMWQHSRMFGYDRDPGMMMVYIDEHLYKLFADINATNNAIISQVEQGLDDVKIYYPEGLNPTRKNVLDTDHVTAISGGTNYYPFYPDNNTIEQISELLEPFTETEPYYQVSLRLMKEILSHIITDSDFSLPSFQAILDTMLAEAPTTQGILIVRRNRDVAQGTGALLSPNDWQLGGSFPRKVVLTMYQVTGTKGWGGKQLWVPNIKLPQGAVYYDVIED
- a CDS encoding helix-turn-helix transcriptional regulator, with product MQNLGEHLKQLRNDCGLSLYKVYEKTGITDSRLSKAENGAWCNLKLSEIRKLADLYEAPVIPMCLMAGLFDESDIEEYHSGFKNVALLDDEDKQHVQSEIDYILKKRG
- a CDS encoding SymE family type I addiction module toxin, which translates into the protein MARAKKEYRELTVSEACCYGRKTAPMLRIQGLWFQELGFNVGDPVLVKCEDGKLIIMADTAMAELKKAEQAFMEEETRKLEKRFQKEKKALRARFVAERQADYCMVAEAGSEA
- the vsr gene encoding DNA mismatch endonuclease Vsr, with translation MADTHSKEVRSMNMSHIRSTNSKPEETVRKILFSHGFRYRKNVKTLPGKPDIVLPKYKTVIFVNGCFWHKHNCPRFVWPSSNTDYWIPKIQRNVERDISNHAELASLGWKVIVVWECELKKKCLDDTMTRVENEILSQ
- a CDS encoding ParB N-terminal domain-containing protein, which gives rise to MKANGPKRKIFDAVDMMTADAPQAETGNGLQNLPVDKIEPFHDHPFHLYKGERLDDMVESIREHGVLNPVIVREKGGGYEMLSGHNRQNAAKIAGLSEIPAIVKEGLSDEEAYVYVIETNVIQRSFADLAPSEKAAVLSVRYEKVISQGRRNDILQEIEQIGTCGHDVHKSRSRDGIGEEYGMTGRNIARYMRVDKLIRPFKDRLDAGDLTLTAAVELSYLPENEQAIVAEKGSAVNEKAAKAIRAAAGELTEEKLEEILHPAKASAPAKAVSVKIPAEAEEKYFSSLNAKERTDLVMQALDAWFVGKEAVHVQ
- a CDS encoding ParA family protein — translated: MGKIIMIGAMKGGVGKSVTTFNLAYSLQKKGMKVLAVDLDPQSNLTTCFGAEDVEVSIGDLMMNVIEEEELPEREEYIWKRNGVDFIPSSIGLSAVEAKLRLEMGTEKMLATILEPLRDEYDFILIDTSPSLGALNINAMAAADEVIVTVNPQLLAMMGLQDFLKTVKKIKSRINEKLDVAGILLTMCDARTILCKTITEQVTETFQGQIRIFKSKIPNTVKVGESVYYSEPLIEYAPECSACKAYERLAGEVIAYEG